A portion of the Poecilia reticulata strain Guanapo linkage group LG23, Guppy_female_1.0+MT, whole genome shotgun sequence genome contains these proteins:
- the usp15 gene encoding ubiquitin carboxyl-terminal hydrolase 15 isoform X5 — protein sequence MHVLERGLSGEINRLGLLSCFREVVEQGMFVKHCKVEVYLTELKLCEDGNMDNVITRRFSKADTIDMIEKEMRKLFSIPDEKETRLWNRYMSNTFEPLNKPDSTIQDAGLYQGQMENLFSSSSVDRLPQVLVIEQKNEDGTWPRGSMASKSSGASNLSALPKISPSSLTNNHNSSFNSRNVKNSSYSLPSSYPTYSNNYDYSEQSRQSERSGLCGLSNLGNTCFMNSAVQCLSNITPLTEYFLKDKYRDELNEDNPLGMKGEIAKTYAELIKQLWSGKYSYVTPRPFKTQVGRFAPQFSGYQQQDSHELLAFLLDGLHEDLNRIRKKPYIQLKDANGRPDKVVAEEAWENHIKRNDSIIVDIFHGLFKSTLVCPVCAKVSVTFDPFCYLTLPLPMKKERTLEVYLVRLDPVAKPTQYKLTVPKVGYISDLCTSLSSLSGVPAEKMIVTDIYNHRFHRIFATNENLSSIMERDDIYVFEVAVNRVEDADHVVIPVHLREKYKQSGYNHTSTPLFGLPFLIAVPRTLSEDKLYNMLLSRLCRFVRSPVEEDEEDSEETQPPTQHTINGNATNGLLEEGSPSEMETDEQDDESSQDQELPSENENSQSEDSVGGDNELENGVVAPQLSTKGQQTAGLNRKRLFTFQFNNMGKTDFSLIKEDTKLIRFDEGHLRLSDRSYLSLDWEPDIKKKYFDETVVEDYDKHESMEYKPQKKAFFKLKDCIELFTTKEKLGAEDPWYCPNCKQHQQATKKLDLWSLPPVLVVHLKRFSYSRYMRDKLDSLVDFPLRDLDMSEFLINPNAGPCRYDLIAVSNHYGGMGGGHYTAYAKNKEDGKWYNFDDSSVSPASEDQIVSKAGYVLFYQRQDTVKGTGYFALDREEEEEEEEEEEGEDDEENGAEELVERRTVSSSQGACAAAQSDEEDEPVQNKSSKKDINQEEEEEEEEEEEEEEEEQVFNRDITMKTN from the exons ATGCATGTGTTAGAGAGGGGGCTCAGCGGTGAAATAAATAGGCTGGGACTCCTCAGCTGTTTCCGCGAG gtGGTGGAACAGGGTATGTTTGTGAAGCACTGCAAGGTGGAGGTGTACCTGACAGAGCTGAAGCTTTGTGAAGACGGCAACATGGACAACGTGATCACCAGACGTTTCAGTAAAGCCGACACAATAG ACATGATAGAGAAGGAAATGCGGAAACTGTTCAGCATCCCTGACGAGAAGGAGACCAGGCTGTGGAACAGGTACATGAGCAACACCTTCGAGCCGCTCAACAAGCCTGACAGCACCATCCAAGACGCCGGCCTCTATCAAGGACAG ATGGAGAaccttttctcttcttcttctgtggatcgTCTCCCACAGGTGCTCGTAATAGAGCAGAAGAACGAGGATGGCACTTGGCCCCGAGGCTCCATGGCGTCCAA GTCATCTGGCGCTTCCAATCTCTCTGCTTTGCCAAAGATCTCGCCTTCATCTCTCACAAACAATCATAACAGCAGCTTCAACAGCAGGAA TGTTAAGAACTCCAGCTACAGTCTGCCCTCCTCGTACCCAACCTACAGCAACAACTATGACTACTCGGAACAGAGCCGGCAGAGTGAGCGCTCGGGCCTCTGTGGGCTCTCCAACCTGGGAAACACCTGCTTCATGAACTCTGCAGTACAG TGTTTAAGCAATATCACCCCTCTGACGGAGTACTTCCTGAAAGACAAGTACCGAGACGAGCTGAACGAAGACAACCCCCTGGGCATGAAGGGGGAGATCGCCAAAACCTACGCTGAGCTCATCAAGCAGCTGTGGTCGGGCAAATACAGTTACGTCACCCCGAGACCCTTCAAG accCAAGTGGGGCGCTTTGCCCCGCAGTTCTCAGGCTACCAGCAGCAGGACTCCCATGAGCTCCTGGCCTTCCTCCTGGACGGCCTTCACGAGGACCTGAACCGCATCCGGAAGAAACCCTACATCCAGCTGAAGGACGCCAACGGACGGCCGGACAAG GTGGTGGCCGAGGAAGCGTGGGAGAACCACATCAAGAGGAACGACTCCATCATCGTGGACATCTTCCACGGTCTCTTCAAGTCGACTCTGGTTTGTCCCGTGTGCGCCAAGGTCtccgtgacctttgacccctttTGCTACTTGACCCTGCCGCTTCCCATGAAGAAAGAGCGGACTCTGGAGGTGTACCTCGTCAGACTGGACCCAGTTGCTAAACCTACGCAG TACAAGCTGACCGTGCCAAAGGTGGGCTACATCTCTGACCTCTGTACCTCCCTCTCCAGCCTGTCTGGCGTGCCTGCTGAGAAG ATGATTGTTACTGACATCTACAACCACCGCTTCCACCGGATCTTTGCCACTAACGAAAACCTCAGCAGCATCATGGAGCGGGACGATATTTACGT CTTCGAGGTTGCGGTGAACAGAGTAGAAGACGCCGATCACGTAGTGATCCCCGTGCACTTGAGGGAAAAATACAAGCAGTCGGGCTACAACCACACCAGCACGCCACTGTTCGGTCTGCCCTTCCTCATTGCCGTCCCGAGAACACTAAGCGAAGACAAACTCTACAACATGCTCCTCTCTCGTCTCTG CCGGTTCGTACGGTCTCCTGtagaggaagacgaggaggacaGCGAAGAGACGCAACCGCCCACGCAACACACCATCAACGGAAATGCCACTAACGGCCTGCTGGAGGAGGGCTCACCAA GCGAGATGGAGACAGACGAGCAGGACGACGAGTCGAGCCAGGATCAGGAGCTGCCGTCTGAGAATGAGAACAGCCAATCGGAGGATTCTGTGGGAGGCGACAACGAGCTGGAGAACGGCGTGGTCGCGCCGCAGCTCTCCACTAAGGGCCAGCAAACGGCCGGCCTCAACAGAAAGAGGCTTTTCACATTCCAGTTCAACAACATGGGCAAAACGGACTTCTCGCTCATCAAGGAGGACACCAAGCTGATCCGCTTTGACGAGGGGCATCTCAGACTGAGTG ACCGCTCGTACCTGTCTTTGGACTGGGAACCAGATAttaagaaaaagtattttgacGAGACTGTTGTTGAg GACTATGACAAGCACGAGAGCATGGAGTACAAGCCTCAGAAGAAAGCCTTCTTCAAGTTGAAGGACTGCATCGAGCTTTTCACTACGAAAGAGAAACTGGGAGCAGAGGATCCCTG GTATTGTCCAAACTGTAAGCAGCATCAGCAGGCCACCAAGAAGCTGGACTTGTGGTCTCTGCCGCCCGTCCTTGTTGTCCATCTGAAGCGCTTCTCTTACAGCCGCTACATGAGGGACAAGCTGGACTCGCTGGTCGACTTCCCACTCag agaTCTGGACATGTCAGAGTTCCTGATCAACCCCAACGCCGGGCCCTGTCGCTATGACCTCATCGCCGTGTCCAACCACTACGGCGGGATGGGAGGCGGCCATT ACACGGCGTATGCTAAGAACAAAGAAGATGGGAAGTGGTACAACTTTGATGACAGTAGTGTGTCTCCTGCCAGTGAAGACCAAATAGTG TCCAAAGCTGGCTATGTGTTGTTCTACCAGCGCCAGGACACTGTCAAAGGCACCGGCTACTTTGCTCTCGACcgcgaggaggaagaggaggaggaggaggaagaggaaggtgaGGATGATGAGGAGAACGGAGCGGAAGAGCTGGTAGAAAGAAGGACTGTCTCGTCTTCTCAGGGTGCCTGCGCCGCTGCGCAAAGCGACGAGGAGGACGAGCCAGTCCAGAACAAgagcagtaaaaaagacataaaccaggaggaagaagaagaggaagaggaggaggaagaagaagaagaggaggaacagGTATTCAATCGAGACATTACCATGAAAACCAACTGA
- the usp15 gene encoding ubiquitin carboxyl-terminal hydrolase 15 isoform X1 has product MAEGGAADLDTQRGEIAALLKTQLRKGDTWYLVDSRWFKQWKKYVGFDSWDKYQMGDQNVYPGPVDNSGLLKDGDVLAIKEHLIDELDYILVPTEGWNKLVSWYGLTEGQEPIARKVVEQGMFVKHCKVEVYLTELKLCEDGNMDNVITRRFSKADTIDMIEKEMRKLFSIPDEKETRLWNRYMSNTFEPLNKPDSTIQDAGLYQGQMENLFSSSSVDRLPQVLVIEQKNEDGTWPRGSMASKSSGASNLSALPKISPSSLTNNHNSSFNSRNVKNSSYSLPSSYPTYSNNYDYSEQSRQSERSGLCGLSNLGNTCFMNSAVQCLSNITPLTEYFLKDKYRDELNEDNPLGMKGEIAKTYAELIKQLWSGKYSYVTPRPFKTQVGRFAPQFSGYQQQDSHELLAFLLDGLHEDLNRIRKKPYIQLKDANGRPDKVVAEEAWENHIKRNDSIIVDIFHGLFKSTLVCPVCAKVSVTFDPFCYLTLPLPMKKERTLEVYLVRLDPVAKPTQYKLTVPKVGYISDLCTSLSSLSGVPAEKMIVTDIYNHRFHRIFATNENLSSIMERDDIYVFEVAVNRVEDADHVVIPVHLREKYKQSGYNHTSTPLFGLPFLIAVPRTLSEDKLYNMLLSRLCRFVRSPVEEDEEDSEETQPPTQHTINGNATNGLLEEGSPSEMETDEQDDESSQDQELPSENENSQSEDSVGGDNELENGVVAPQLSTKGQQTAGLNRKRLFTFQFNNMGKTDFSLIKEDTKLIRFDEGHLRLSDRSYLSLDWEPDIKKKYFDETVVEDYDKHESMEYKPQKKAFFKLKDCIELFTTKEKLGAEDPWYCPNCKQHQQATKKLDLWSLPPVLVVHLKRFSYSRYMRDKLDSLVDFPLRDLDMSEFLINPNAGPCRYDLIAVSNHYGGMGGGHYTAYAKNKEDGKWYNFDDSSVSPASEDQIVSKAGYVLFYQRQDTVKGTGYFALDREEEEEEEEEEEGEDDEENGAEELVERRTVSSSQGACAAAQSDEEDEPVQNKSSKKDINQEEEEEEEEEEEEEEEEQVFNRDITMKTN; this is encoded by the exons ATGGCGGAAGGCGGAGCGGCTGATCTGGATACCCAGAGAGGAGAGATCGCGGCGCTGCTGAAAACACAGTTACGGAAGGGAGACACTTG GTATCTTGTGGATAGTCGTTGGTTCAAACAGTGGAAGAAATATGTGGGATTCGACAGCTGGGATAAGTACCAGATGGGAGATCAGAATGTCTATCCAGGACCGGTGGACAACTCTGGTCTCCTCAAAG ATGGGGACGTGCTGGCAATTAAGGAGCACCTCATCGACGAGCTCGACTACATCCTGGTCCCAACGGAGGGCTGGAACAAGCTCGTCAGCTGGTACGGGCTGACAGAAGGCCAGGAGCCAATCGCACGCAAG gtGGTGGAACAGGGTATGTTTGTGAAGCACTGCAAGGTGGAGGTGTACCTGACAGAGCTGAAGCTTTGTGAAGACGGCAACATGGACAACGTGATCACCAGACGTTTCAGTAAAGCCGACACAATAG ACATGATAGAGAAGGAAATGCGGAAACTGTTCAGCATCCCTGACGAGAAGGAGACCAGGCTGTGGAACAGGTACATGAGCAACACCTTCGAGCCGCTCAACAAGCCTGACAGCACCATCCAAGACGCCGGCCTCTATCAAGGACAG ATGGAGAaccttttctcttcttcttctgtggatcgTCTCCCACAGGTGCTCGTAATAGAGCAGAAGAACGAGGATGGCACTTGGCCCCGAGGCTCCATGGCGTCCAA GTCATCTGGCGCTTCCAATCTCTCTGCTTTGCCAAAGATCTCGCCTTCATCTCTCACAAACAATCATAACAGCAGCTTCAACAGCAGGAA TGTTAAGAACTCCAGCTACAGTCTGCCCTCCTCGTACCCAACCTACAGCAACAACTATGACTACTCGGAACAGAGCCGGCAGAGTGAGCGCTCGGGCCTCTGTGGGCTCTCCAACCTGGGAAACACCTGCTTCATGAACTCTGCAGTACAG TGTTTAAGCAATATCACCCCTCTGACGGAGTACTTCCTGAAAGACAAGTACCGAGACGAGCTGAACGAAGACAACCCCCTGGGCATGAAGGGGGAGATCGCCAAAACCTACGCTGAGCTCATCAAGCAGCTGTGGTCGGGCAAATACAGTTACGTCACCCCGAGACCCTTCAAG accCAAGTGGGGCGCTTTGCCCCGCAGTTCTCAGGCTACCAGCAGCAGGACTCCCATGAGCTCCTGGCCTTCCTCCTGGACGGCCTTCACGAGGACCTGAACCGCATCCGGAAGAAACCCTACATCCAGCTGAAGGACGCCAACGGACGGCCGGACAAG GTGGTGGCCGAGGAAGCGTGGGAGAACCACATCAAGAGGAACGACTCCATCATCGTGGACATCTTCCACGGTCTCTTCAAGTCGACTCTGGTTTGTCCCGTGTGCGCCAAGGTCtccgtgacctttgacccctttTGCTACTTGACCCTGCCGCTTCCCATGAAGAAAGAGCGGACTCTGGAGGTGTACCTCGTCAGACTGGACCCAGTTGCTAAACCTACGCAG TACAAGCTGACCGTGCCAAAGGTGGGCTACATCTCTGACCTCTGTACCTCCCTCTCCAGCCTGTCTGGCGTGCCTGCTGAGAAG ATGATTGTTACTGACATCTACAACCACCGCTTCCACCGGATCTTTGCCACTAACGAAAACCTCAGCAGCATCATGGAGCGGGACGATATTTACGT CTTCGAGGTTGCGGTGAACAGAGTAGAAGACGCCGATCACGTAGTGATCCCCGTGCACTTGAGGGAAAAATACAAGCAGTCGGGCTACAACCACACCAGCACGCCACTGTTCGGTCTGCCCTTCCTCATTGCCGTCCCGAGAACACTAAGCGAAGACAAACTCTACAACATGCTCCTCTCTCGTCTCTG CCGGTTCGTACGGTCTCCTGtagaggaagacgaggaggacaGCGAAGAGACGCAACCGCCCACGCAACACACCATCAACGGAAATGCCACTAACGGCCTGCTGGAGGAGGGCTCACCAA GCGAGATGGAGACAGACGAGCAGGACGACGAGTCGAGCCAGGATCAGGAGCTGCCGTCTGAGAATGAGAACAGCCAATCGGAGGATTCTGTGGGAGGCGACAACGAGCTGGAGAACGGCGTGGTCGCGCCGCAGCTCTCCACTAAGGGCCAGCAAACGGCCGGCCTCAACAGAAAGAGGCTTTTCACATTCCAGTTCAACAACATGGGCAAAACGGACTTCTCGCTCATCAAGGAGGACACCAAGCTGATCCGCTTTGACGAGGGGCATCTCAGACTGAGTG ACCGCTCGTACCTGTCTTTGGACTGGGAACCAGATAttaagaaaaagtattttgacGAGACTGTTGTTGAg GACTATGACAAGCACGAGAGCATGGAGTACAAGCCTCAGAAGAAAGCCTTCTTCAAGTTGAAGGACTGCATCGAGCTTTTCACTACGAAAGAGAAACTGGGAGCAGAGGATCCCTG GTATTGTCCAAACTGTAAGCAGCATCAGCAGGCCACCAAGAAGCTGGACTTGTGGTCTCTGCCGCCCGTCCTTGTTGTCCATCTGAAGCGCTTCTCTTACAGCCGCTACATGAGGGACAAGCTGGACTCGCTGGTCGACTTCCCACTCag agaTCTGGACATGTCAGAGTTCCTGATCAACCCCAACGCCGGGCCCTGTCGCTATGACCTCATCGCCGTGTCCAACCACTACGGCGGGATGGGAGGCGGCCATT ACACGGCGTATGCTAAGAACAAAGAAGATGGGAAGTGGTACAACTTTGATGACAGTAGTGTGTCTCCTGCCAGTGAAGACCAAATAGTG TCCAAAGCTGGCTATGTGTTGTTCTACCAGCGCCAGGACACTGTCAAAGGCACCGGCTACTTTGCTCTCGACcgcgaggaggaagaggaggaggaggaggaagaggaaggtgaGGATGATGAGGAGAACGGAGCGGAAGAGCTGGTAGAAAGAAGGACTGTCTCGTCTTCTCAGGGTGCCTGCGCCGCTGCGCAAAGCGACGAGGAGGACGAGCCAGTCCAGAACAAgagcagtaaaaaagacataaaccaggaggaagaagaagaggaagaggaggaggaagaagaagaagaggaggaacagGTATTCAATCGAGACATTACCATGAAAACCAACTGA
- the usp15 gene encoding ubiquitin carboxyl-terminal hydrolase 15 isoform X6, translating to MERATRPNMQEVVEQGMFVKHCKVEVYLTELKLCEDGNMDNVITRRFSKADTIDMIEKEMRKLFSIPDEKETRLWNRYMSNTFEPLNKPDSTIQDAGLYQGQMENLFSSSSVDRLPQVLVIEQKNEDGTWPRGSMASKSSGASNLSALPKISPSSLTNNHNSSFNSRNVKNSSYSLPSSYPTYSNNYDYSEQSRQSERSGLCGLSNLGNTCFMNSAVQCLSNITPLTEYFLKDKYRDELNEDNPLGMKGEIAKTYAELIKQLWSGKYSYVTPRPFKTQVGRFAPQFSGYQQQDSHELLAFLLDGLHEDLNRIRKKPYIQLKDANGRPDKVVAEEAWENHIKRNDSIIVDIFHGLFKSTLVCPVCAKVSVTFDPFCYLTLPLPMKKERTLEVYLVRLDPVAKPTQYKLTVPKVGYISDLCTSLSSLSGVPAEKMIVTDIYNHRFHRIFATNENLSSIMERDDIYVFEVAVNRVEDADHVVIPVHLREKYKQSGYNHTSTPLFGLPFLIAVPRTLSEDKLYNMLLSRLCRFVRSPVEEDEEDSEETQPPTQHTINGNATNGLLEEGSPSEMETDEQDDESSQDQELPSENENSQSEDSVGGDNELENGVVAPQLSTKGQQTAGLNRKRLFTFQFNNMGKTDFSLIKEDTKLIRFDEGHLRLSDRSYLSLDWEPDIKKKYFDETVVEDYDKHESMEYKPQKKAFFKLKDCIELFTTKEKLGAEDPWYCPNCKQHQQATKKLDLWSLPPVLVVHLKRFSYSRYMRDKLDSLVDFPLRDLDMSEFLINPNAGPCRYDLIAVSNHYGGMGGGHYTAYAKNKEDGKWYNFDDSSVSPASEDQIVSKAGYVLFYQRQDTVKGTGYFALDREEEEEEEEEEEGEDDEENGAEELVERRTVSSSQGACAAAQSDEEDEPVQNKSSKKDINQEEEEEEEEEEEEEEEEQVFNRDITMKTN from the exons ATGGAGCGGGCTACAAGACCCAACATGCAGGAG gtGGTGGAACAGGGTATGTTTGTGAAGCACTGCAAGGTGGAGGTGTACCTGACAGAGCTGAAGCTTTGTGAAGACGGCAACATGGACAACGTGATCACCAGACGTTTCAGTAAAGCCGACACAATAG ACATGATAGAGAAGGAAATGCGGAAACTGTTCAGCATCCCTGACGAGAAGGAGACCAGGCTGTGGAACAGGTACATGAGCAACACCTTCGAGCCGCTCAACAAGCCTGACAGCACCATCCAAGACGCCGGCCTCTATCAAGGACAG ATGGAGAaccttttctcttcttcttctgtggatcgTCTCCCACAGGTGCTCGTAATAGAGCAGAAGAACGAGGATGGCACTTGGCCCCGAGGCTCCATGGCGTCCAA GTCATCTGGCGCTTCCAATCTCTCTGCTTTGCCAAAGATCTCGCCTTCATCTCTCACAAACAATCATAACAGCAGCTTCAACAGCAGGAA TGTTAAGAACTCCAGCTACAGTCTGCCCTCCTCGTACCCAACCTACAGCAACAACTATGACTACTCGGAACAGAGCCGGCAGAGTGAGCGCTCGGGCCTCTGTGGGCTCTCCAACCTGGGAAACACCTGCTTCATGAACTCTGCAGTACAG TGTTTAAGCAATATCACCCCTCTGACGGAGTACTTCCTGAAAGACAAGTACCGAGACGAGCTGAACGAAGACAACCCCCTGGGCATGAAGGGGGAGATCGCCAAAACCTACGCTGAGCTCATCAAGCAGCTGTGGTCGGGCAAATACAGTTACGTCACCCCGAGACCCTTCAAG accCAAGTGGGGCGCTTTGCCCCGCAGTTCTCAGGCTACCAGCAGCAGGACTCCCATGAGCTCCTGGCCTTCCTCCTGGACGGCCTTCACGAGGACCTGAACCGCATCCGGAAGAAACCCTACATCCAGCTGAAGGACGCCAACGGACGGCCGGACAAG GTGGTGGCCGAGGAAGCGTGGGAGAACCACATCAAGAGGAACGACTCCATCATCGTGGACATCTTCCACGGTCTCTTCAAGTCGACTCTGGTTTGTCCCGTGTGCGCCAAGGTCtccgtgacctttgacccctttTGCTACTTGACCCTGCCGCTTCCCATGAAGAAAGAGCGGACTCTGGAGGTGTACCTCGTCAGACTGGACCCAGTTGCTAAACCTACGCAG TACAAGCTGACCGTGCCAAAGGTGGGCTACATCTCTGACCTCTGTACCTCCCTCTCCAGCCTGTCTGGCGTGCCTGCTGAGAAG ATGATTGTTACTGACATCTACAACCACCGCTTCCACCGGATCTTTGCCACTAACGAAAACCTCAGCAGCATCATGGAGCGGGACGATATTTACGT CTTCGAGGTTGCGGTGAACAGAGTAGAAGACGCCGATCACGTAGTGATCCCCGTGCACTTGAGGGAAAAATACAAGCAGTCGGGCTACAACCACACCAGCACGCCACTGTTCGGTCTGCCCTTCCTCATTGCCGTCCCGAGAACACTAAGCGAAGACAAACTCTACAACATGCTCCTCTCTCGTCTCTG CCGGTTCGTACGGTCTCCTGtagaggaagacgaggaggacaGCGAAGAGACGCAACCGCCCACGCAACACACCATCAACGGAAATGCCACTAACGGCCTGCTGGAGGAGGGCTCACCAA GCGAGATGGAGACAGACGAGCAGGACGACGAGTCGAGCCAGGATCAGGAGCTGCCGTCTGAGAATGAGAACAGCCAATCGGAGGATTCTGTGGGAGGCGACAACGAGCTGGAGAACGGCGTGGTCGCGCCGCAGCTCTCCACTAAGGGCCAGCAAACGGCCGGCCTCAACAGAAAGAGGCTTTTCACATTCCAGTTCAACAACATGGGCAAAACGGACTTCTCGCTCATCAAGGAGGACACCAAGCTGATCCGCTTTGACGAGGGGCATCTCAGACTGAGTG ACCGCTCGTACCTGTCTTTGGACTGGGAACCAGATAttaagaaaaagtattttgacGAGACTGTTGTTGAg GACTATGACAAGCACGAGAGCATGGAGTACAAGCCTCAGAAGAAAGCCTTCTTCAAGTTGAAGGACTGCATCGAGCTTTTCACTACGAAAGAGAAACTGGGAGCAGAGGATCCCTG GTATTGTCCAAACTGTAAGCAGCATCAGCAGGCCACCAAGAAGCTGGACTTGTGGTCTCTGCCGCCCGTCCTTGTTGTCCATCTGAAGCGCTTCTCTTACAGCCGCTACATGAGGGACAAGCTGGACTCGCTGGTCGACTTCCCACTCag agaTCTGGACATGTCAGAGTTCCTGATCAACCCCAACGCCGGGCCCTGTCGCTATGACCTCATCGCCGTGTCCAACCACTACGGCGGGATGGGAGGCGGCCATT ACACGGCGTATGCTAAGAACAAAGAAGATGGGAAGTGGTACAACTTTGATGACAGTAGTGTGTCTCCTGCCAGTGAAGACCAAATAGTG TCCAAAGCTGGCTATGTGTTGTTCTACCAGCGCCAGGACACTGTCAAAGGCACCGGCTACTTTGCTCTCGACcgcgaggaggaagaggaggaggaggaggaagaggaaggtgaGGATGATGAGGAGAACGGAGCGGAAGAGCTGGTAGAAAGAAGGACTGTCTCGTCTTCTCAGGGTGCCTGCGCCGCTGCGCAAAGCGACGAGGAGGACGAGCCAGTCCAGAACAAgagcagtaaaaaagacataaaccaggaggaagaagaagaggaagaggaggaggaagaagaagaagaggaggaacagGTATTCAATCGAGACATTACCATGAAAACCAACTGA